One window from the genome of Acidimicrobiales bacterium encodes:
- a CDS encoding PAC2 family protein, with amino-acid sequence MDALRWSDRPKLRRPVLVAAFEGWNDAADAATTAARYLARSWSARPFADLDPEEFFDFTATRPQVRLDEGTVRHIEWPANTFASAALPGRSRDVVFLHGTEPQLRWRTFSEVLANTARELGVELVVTLGALLADVAHSRPVRVTGSAADPQLVARLGLRRSGYEGPTGIVGVLHDNLFQAGVPSASLWATVPHYVGQTPSPKATLALVERTASLLGAGIEPVDLQIASSAYERQVTELVEADDEAAAYVAQLEQADDEEDEMPSGDALAAEVERYLRDHGD; translated from the coding sequence ATGGACGCGCTGCGCTGGAGCGACCGCCCAAAGCTCCGCCGCCCGGTCCTGGTGGCGGCCTTCGAGGGGTGGAACGACGCCGCCGACGCCGCCACCACGGCCGCCCGGTACCTGGCGCGGTCCTGGTCGGCGCGGCCGTTCGCCGACCTGGATCCTGAGGAGTTCTTCGACTTCACCGCCACCCGCCCGCAGGTCCGCCTCGACGAAGGGACCGTCAGGCACATCGAGTGGCCGGCGAACACCTTCGCCTCCGCTGCCCTGCCGGGCCGGTCGCGCGACGTCGTGTTCCTCCACGGCACCGAGCCCCAGCTGCGGTGGAGGACGTTCAGCGAGGTGCTCGCCAACACGGCCAGGGAGCTCGGCGTCGAGCTGGTCGTCACCCTCGGGGCGCTGCTGGCCGACGTGGCCCACAGCCGGCCCGTTCGGGTGACGGGAAGCGCGGCGGATCCTCAGCTCGTGGCCCGTCTCGGGCTGCGCCGCTCGGGCTACGAGGGCCCCACGGGGATCGTCGGGGTCCTGCACGACAACCTTTTCCAGGCCGGCGTCCCCTCGGCGTCGCTGTGGGCGACCGTCCCCCACTACGTGGGCCAGACGCCGTCGCCCAAGGCCACGCTGGCCCTGGTCGAGCGCACCGCGTCCCTGCTGGGCGCGGGCATCGAGCCGGTCGATCTCCAGATCGCCTCCTCGGCCTACGAGCGACAGGTCACCGAGCTGGTCGAGGCCGACGACGAGGCGGCCGCGTACGTGGCCCAGCTGGAGCAGGCCGACGACGAGGAGGACGAGATGCCCTCCGGCGACGCCCTGGCGGCCGAGGTGGAGCGCTACTTGCGCGATCACGGCGACTGA
- a CDS encoding amidase, giving the protein METVVNLADAVRRGERTATEVLDQHAAAIGAADDKLNAFVHLDLDLARQAAEEVDARRARGEDPGPLAGVPFGVKDLENCAGMPTSYGSLLFKGRPPVTADSVHVRRLRAAGAVPVGKTATPEFGTVCFTSTRAWGTTANPWDLERTPGGSSGGSAAAVAAGLVPFCTASDGGGSTRIPAAFSGLVGFKASYGRIPHPDAAPSQTTCPGALTTTVADAARHLDVAAGPDDRDRVSLPPAGVVFERAIEELDVVGLRAAWSPDLGFAVVEPEVTELTESAALALAEAAGLELVDRPVTLTDPVRTWLTSGAGDLWMDLEEGMYPEQVEDMDPLTRLALDATADVAMPRYARILRRRAQLEEEVAAIFRDVDVLLTPATAVPAFAAAGPMPTEIAGEKVHPAMVVPFTMVGNLCWNPAVSVPSAPTEAGLPVGLQVMGRRHADATVLRLARIYEQVRPWTRVAPRPFARSA; this is encoded by the coding sequence ATGGAGACCGTGGTGAACCTGGCCGACGCAGTGCGCAGGGGCGAGCGGACGGCCACCGAGGTCCTCGACCAGCACGCCGCCGCCATCGGCGCCGCTGACGACAAGCTCAACGCCTTCGTCCACCTCGACCTGGACCTGGCCCGCCAGGCCGCCGAGGAGGTCGACGCCCGCCGGGCGCGGGGCGAGGACCCCGGTCCCCTCGCCGGCGTGCCCTTTGGCGTGAAGGACCTCGAGAACTGCGCGGGCATGCCCACCTCGTACGGCTCGCTGCTCTTCAAGGGCAGGCCGCCGGTGACAGCGGACTCGGTCCACGTTCGCCGGCTGCGCGCCGCCGGCGCCGTGCCGGTGGGAAAGACGGCGACACCGGAGTTCGGCACCGTGTGCTTCACGAGCACCCGGGCCTGGGGGACGACGGCGAACCCGTGGGACCTCGAGCGGACGCCCGGCGGGTCGAGCGGCGGTTCGGCGGCTGCCGTCGCCGCCGGGCTGGTCCCCTTCTGCACCGCCAGCGACGGCGGCGGCTCGACGCGCATCCCCGCCGCCTTCAGCGGGCTGGTCGGGTTCAAGGCCAGCTACGGCCGCATCCCCCATCCCGACGCTGCCCCTTCCCAGACGACCTGTCCCGGCGCGCTCACGACGACCGTTGCCGACGCCGCCCGTCACCTTGACGTGGCCGCGGGGCCCGACGATCGCGACCGGGTCTCGTTGCCGCCCGCCGGCGTCGTCTTCGAGCGGGCCATCGAGGAGCTGGACGTTGTCGGCCTGCGGGCGGCGTGGTCACCCGACCTCGGCTTCGCCGTGGTCGAGCCGGAAGTCACCGAGCTCACCGAGTCCGCCGCCCTCGCCCTGGCGGAGGCAGCCGGGCTCGAGCTGGTGGACCGTCCAGTGACGCTGACCGATCCGGTGCGGACCTGGCTGACGTCCGGTGCCGGCGACCTGTGGATGGACCTCGAGGAGGGCATGTACCCCGAGCAGGTGGAGGACATGGACCCGCTCACCCGCCTGGCCCTCGACGCCACCGCCGACGTCGCCATGCCACGGTACGCGCGCATCCTGCGGCGGCGAGCCCAACTGGAGGAGGAGGTCGCCGCCATCTTCAGGGACGTCGACGTGCTGCTCACCCCGGCCACCGCGGTGCCCGCCTTCGCCGCCGCAGGACCGATGCCGACCGAGATCGCCGGCGAGAAGGTCCACCCCGCCATGGTGGTGCCCTTCACGATGGTGGGGAACCTGTGCTGGAACCCTGCCGTGTCGGTGCCGTCGGCGCCCACCGAGGCCGGGCTGCCCGTGGGCCTCCAGGTCATGGGCCGCCGCCACGCCGACGCCACCGTCCTGCGCCTGGCCCGCATCTACGAGCAGGTCCGGCCGTGGACCCGGGTGGCGCCCCGGCCCTTCGCCCGCTCGGCCTGA
- a CDS encoding NUDIX hydrolase N-terminal domain-containing protein produces the protein MADRLSSRDLIRWSESLSAIARTGLGFTENLYEQERFEEVLKVAADIRVAASAEADAATVVAEWLDAVGEGVAGYVTPKVAVGAVVGNEQGELLLVKRADSGVWLYPTGWADVGYSASEVVVKEVLEETGMEVEPLRLIAVLDGLRQGFTRVPLYSLIFHCRVLGGELRPHPLECADVGWFSEERLPQPLAGAENWSKHVFAAIRGEPVEVLFDQPRQPTWRGAE, from the coding sequence GTGGCCGACCGGCTGTCATCCCGTGACCTGATCCGCTGGAGCGAGAGCCTCTCGGCCATCGCCCGGACGGGCCTCGGCTTCACCGAGAATCTCTACGAGCAGGAGCGCTTCGAGGAGGTGCTGAAGGTCGCGGCCGACATCCGCGTCGCCGCCAGCGCGGAAGCCGACGCCGCCACTGTGGTGGCGGAGTGGCTCGACGCGGTGGGCGAGGGCGTCGCCGGTTACGTCACGCCAAAGGTCGCCGTGGGCGCCGTGGTCGGCAACGAGCAGGGTGAGCTGCTCCTGGTGAAGCGGGCCGACTCGGGCGTGTGGCTCTATCCGACCGGCTGGGCGGACGTCGGGTACTCGGCGTCGGAGGTGGTGGTCAAGGAGGTGCTCGAGGAGACGGGAATGGAGGTCGAGCCCTTGCGCCTCATCGCGGTGCTCGACGGTCTGCGGCAGGGCTTCACCCGCGTGCCGCTCTACTCGCTGATCTTCCACTGCCGGGTCCTCGGAGGCGAGCTGCGCCCCCACCCCCTCGAGTGCGCCGACGTTGGGTGGTTCTCCGAGGAGCGCCTGCCCCAGCCCCTCGCTGGAGCCGAGAACTGGTCCAAGCACGTGTTCGCGGCCATACGGGGCGAGCCCGTCGAGGTGCTGTTCGACCAGCCCCGCCAGCCCACTTGGCGCGGCGCCGAGTAG
- a CDS encoding NIL domain-containing protein encodes MIGAKIKLTFPEHLITQPIVARLARERDVVPNIRRASVEGNVGWIVCELAGEPAAIDRAIAWLRDEGVQVDLLGDVVES; translated from the coding sequence GTGATCGGCGCCAAGATCAAGCTCACCTTTCCCGAGCACCTCATCACCCAGCCGATCGTCGCTCGGCTGGCACGCGAGCGCGACGTGGTCCCCAACATCCGCCGGGCCAGCGTCGAGGGCAACGTCGGCTGGATCGTCTGCGAGCTGGCCGGCGAGCCCGCGGCGATCGATCGCGCCATCGCCTGGTTGCGCGACGAGGGCGTGCAGGTCGATCTGCTGGGCGACGTGGTCGAGAGCTGA
- the larE gene encoding ATP-dependent sacrificial sulfur transferase LarE, with translation MRVVRPGATDPDLERLRDGLRQLGRVVVAFSGGADSAFLAWTATDALGPDRVLCATAVSPSLAPEERADCEALVAEWGLRWISVETDELANPGYSANDGTRCYHCKAELMAVVGPIAAAEGAVIALGVNLDDLGDHRPGQQAAQEGGAVFPLVEAGFTKADVRAASKLLGLRTWDKPAAACLASRVPYGTPVTLGVLDSVARAESALRLLGFGQLRVRHYGELARIELDGDELARAVECREAIVAAVREAGYAYVTLDLEGFRTGNLNRSLAAASGANGALEREHR, from the coding sequence ATGCGCGTCGTCCGGCCGGGCGCGACCGATCCCGACCTCGAACGTCTGCGTGACGGGCTTCGTCAACTCGGCCGCGTGGTGGTCGCCTTCAGCGGCGGCGCCGACTCCGCCTTCCTGGCCTGGACGGCCACCGACGCCCTGGGACCCGATCGAGTCCTCTGCGCCACCGCCGTCTCGCCGTCGCTGGCGCCCGAAGAGCGCGCCGACTGCGAGGCGCTGGTCGCCGAGTGGGGTCTGCGCTGGATCTCCGTCGAGACCGACGAGCTGGCGAACCCCGGCTACTCGGCCAACGACGGCACCCGCTGCTACCACTGCAAGGCCGAGCTCATGGCGGTCGTGGGCCCGATCGCTGCCGCGGAGGGTGCCGTTATCGCCCTCGGCGTGAACCTCGACGACCTGGGCGACCATCGCCCCGGACAGCAGGCGGCGCAGGAGGGCGGGGCCGTGTTCCCCCTCGTCGAGGCCGGGTTCACCAAGGCGGACGTGCGCGCCGCGTCCAAGCTCCTCGGCCTGCGCACCTGGGACAAGCCGGCGGCGGCCTGCTTGGCGTCGAGGGTCCCGTACGGGACGCCCGTGACGCTCGGCGTCCTCGACTCGGTCGCTCGGGCCGAATCGGCCCTCCGGCTGCTCGGCTTCGGTCAGCTCCGGGTCCGCCACTACGGGGAGCTCGCCCGCATCGAGCTCGACGGCGACGAGCTGGCCCGGGCGGTCGAGTGCCGAGAGGCGATCGTGGCCGCCGTTCGCGAGGCCGGGTACGCCTACGTGACCCTCGATCTCGAGGGCTTCCGGACCGGCAACCTCAACCGTTCGCTCGCCGCGGCCTCCGGGGCCAACGGTGCCCTCGAGCGGGAGCACCGGTGA
- a CDS encoding chlorite dismutase family protein, which yields MPEPLSPSTGWGVLHLFARLRADVSREAVIHAVKAAQADGQQVVTFAVLGHKADLGFLALGPDLWRLRALQTALQAAGIEVTDSYVSLTEVSEYAQGFPDEMKRPRLYPQLPPEGKRAICFYPMSKRRNEGQNWYALPYQERESLMRGHGATGRTFAGRVLQLITGSTGIDDYEWGVTLFAVRPDDLKDVVYTMRFDEASAQYAEFGPFYTGMIGDTEEVLEQIARP from the coding sequence GTGCCGGAGCCCCTCTCACCGTCGACCGGTTGGGGAGTCCTCCACCTCTTCGCCCGCTTGCGTGCGGACGTGAGTCGCGAGGCGGTGATCCACGCCGTCAAGGCGGCCCAGGCCGACGGCCAGCAGGTCGTCACCTTCGCCGTCCTCGGGCACAAGGCCGACCTCGGCTTCCTCGCCCTGGGGCCCGACCTCTGGCGGCTGCGGGCCTTGCAGACCGCGCTCCAGGCGGCCGGCATCGAGGTGACCGACTCCTACGTCTCACTGACCGAGGTCTCGGAGTACGCACAGGGCTTCCCCGACGAGATGAAGCGCCCCCGCCTCTACCCACAGCTGCCCCCCGAGGGAAAGCGGGCCATCTGCTTCTACCCGATGTCCAAGCGCCGCAACGAGGGGCAGAACTGGTACGCCCTCCCGTACCAGGAGCGAGAGTCGCTGATGCGCGGCCACGGCGCCACAGGCCGCACCTTCGCCGGCCGGGTCCTGCAGCTGATCACCGGTTCGACCGGCATCGACGACTACGAGTGGGGGGTCACGCTGTTCGCGGTCCGCCCAGACGACCTCAAGGACGTCGTCTACACGATGCGCTTCGACGAGGCGTCGGCCCAGTACGCCGAGTTCGGGCCCTTCTACACCGGGATGATCGGTGATACCGAAGAGGTGCTCGAGCAGATCGCCCGGCCCTGA
- the groL gene encoding chaperonin GroEL (60 kDa chaperone family; promotes refolding of misfolded polypeptides especially under stressful conditions; forms two stacked rings of heptamers to form a barrel-shaped 14mer; ends can be capped by GroES; misfolded proteins enter the barrel where they are refolded when GroES binds), producing MPKLIAFDEHARRQLESGMNQLADAVRVTLGPKGRNVVLDKKWGAPTITNDGVSIAKEIELEDPYEKIGAELVKEVAKKTDDVAGDGTTTATVLAWSMVHEGLRNVAAGANPMSLKRGVEAAVDTAVSALKASANEIDSKDQIAQVAAISAADPEIGGMISEAIDKVGKDGVITVEESQTFGMEMDLVEGMRFDKGYISPYFVTDPERMEAALEDAYILLVGSKISAVRDLLPVLEKVMQSGRPLVIIAEDVEGEALATLVVNKIRGTFKSVAVKAPGFGDRRKAMLQDIAILTGGQVITEEVGLKLENVTLDLLGKARKVVVTKDETTIVEGGGTESDIKGRIAQIKAEIENTDSDYDREKLQERLAKLSGGVAVIKVGAATEVELKEKKHRIEDAVSTTKAAIEEGVVAGGGVALLRAQASVLDAAEKLDHDEATGARIVARAVEEPLKQIAVNAGLEGGVVVERVRNMTKPNEGFNALTGEYEDLVKAGVIDAAKVTRSALQNAASIAGLFLTTEAVIVDKPEDQAPAMPGGGMEDF from the coding sequence ATGCCCAAGTTGATCGCCTTCGACGAGCATGCCCGCAGGCAGCTCGAGAGCGGCATGAACCAGCTGGCCGATGCGGTCCGCGTCACCCTGGGCCCCAAGGGCCGCAACGTCGTGCTGGACAAGAAGTGGGGCGCGCCGACGATCACCAACGACGGCGTGTCCATCGCCAAAGAGATCGAGCTGGAGGACCCCTACGAGAAGATCGGGGCCGAGCTGGTCAAGGAGGTAGCCAAGAAGACCGACGACGTCGCCGGTGACGGGACCACCACGGCGACCGTCCTGGCCTGGTCCATGGTGCACGAGGGCCTTCGCAACGTCGCCGCCGGTGCCAACCCGATGTCGCTGAAGCGGGGGGTCGAAGCGGCGGTCGACACCGCCGTCTCCGCCCTCAAGGCCTCGGCCAACGAGATCGATTCCAAGGACCAGATCGCCCAGGTGGCAGCCATCTCGGCCGCCGACCCGGAGATCGGGGGAATGATCTCCGAGGCGATCGACAAGGTCGGCAAGGACGGCGTGATCACCGTCGAGGAGTCCCAGACCTTCGGCATGGAGATGGATCTCGTCGAGGGCATGCGCTTCGACAAGGGCTACATCTCTCCGTACTTCGTCACCGATCCGGAGCGCATGGAGGCGGCCCTGGAGGACGCCTACATCCTGCTCGTCGGCTCCAAGATCTCGGCCGTCCGGGACCTGCTCCCGGTGCTGGAGAAGGTCATGCAGTCGGGACGCCCGCTGGTCATCATCGCCGAGGACGTCGAGGGCGAGGCCCTCGCGACCCTGGTGGTCAACAAGATCCGGGGCACGTTCAAGAGCGTGGCCGTCAAGGCCCCCGGCTTCGGCGACCGCCGCAAGGCGATGCTCCAGGACATTGCCATCCTCACCGGTGGCCAGGTGATCACCGAGGAGGTCGGCCTCAAGCTCGAGAACGTCACCCTCGACCTGCTGGGCAAGGCCCGCAAGGTCGTGGTGACCAAGGACGAGACCACCATCGTCGAGGGCGGCGGCACCGAGTCCGACATCAAGGGCCGGATCGCCCAGATCAAGGCCGAGATCGAGAACACCGACTCCGACTACGACCGGGAGAAGCTCCAGGAGCGCCTGGCCAAGCTGTCGGGCGGCGTGGCCGTGATCAAGGTCGGCGCAGCGACCGAGGTGGAGCTCAAGGAGAAGAAGCACCGCATCGAGGACGCCGTGAGCACCACCAAGGCGGCCATCGAGGAGGGTGTCGTCGCCGGCGGGGGTGTGGCGCTCCTGCGGGCCCAGGCCTCCGTGCTCGACGCGGCGGAGAAGCTCGACCACGACGAGGCCACCGGCGCCCGCATCGTGGCCCGCGCCGTCGAGGAGCCCCTCAAGCAGATCGCCGTCAACGCCGGCCTCGAGGGCGGCGTGGTGGTCGAGCGGGTTCGCAACATGACCAAGCCGAACGAGGGCTTCAACGCCCTCACCGGCGAGTACGAGGACCTCGTCAAGGCCGGCGTCATCGACGCCGCCAAGGTCACCCGCTCGGCGCTGCAGAACGCAGCGTCGATCGCCGGTCTCTTCCTCACCACCGAGGCTGTCATCGTCGACAAGCCCGAGGACCAGGCCCCCGCCATGCCCGGCGGTGGGATGGAGGACTTCTAG
- a CDS encoding ubiquitin-like small modifier protein 1 translates to MSVTVRVPTQLRTLTNGVGEVAVEGSSVGDILKALDASYPGFAGRLFDDTGKLRRFVNVFLADEDVRFLQGLDTPVPDGQTLSIIPAVAGG, encoded by the coding sequence ATGAGCGTGACCGTTCGTGTGCCGACCCAGCTGCGCACCCTCACCAACGGCGTCGGCGAGGTCGCGGTCGAGGGGTCGAGCGTGGGTGACATCCTCAAGGCGCTCGACGCCTCTTACCCAGGGTTCGCCGGGCGCCTCTTCGACGACACCGGGAAGCTGCGCCGCTTCGTCAACGTCTTCCTGGCCGACGAGGACGTCCGCTTCCTGCAGGGTCTGGACACCCCGGTGCCCGACGGGCAGACGCTGTCCATCATCCCCGCCGTCGCCGGAGGCTGA
- a CDS encoding threonine synthase, whose amino-acid sequence MSFIEGLRCRECARVYPAEALHVCDYCFGPLEVTYDYEAIADHVSADSIAAGPDTIWRYADLLPVEAEAPVDLGAGFTPLVRADRLAAELGLGEVWIKNDTVNPTGSFKDRVVSVALTKARQLGFKVAACASTGNLANAVAAHAARAGMESVVFIPHDLELAKVVTTAVYGGRLIAVEGNYDDVNRLCAELTAEHPSWAFVNVNVRTYYAEGSKTLAFEAAEQLGWEAPDHVVVPVGSGSQLTKIHKGFQELGQVGLLPEAPEVRISGAQATGCAPVATAFAEGVDHIRPVRPATIAKSLAIGNPADGWYALDTVRSTGGALDAVTDDEIVEGISLLARTEGIFAETAGGVTVATLAKLAAAGVVRSDERVVAYVTGHGLKTVDAVTPHVGPSATIAPSMDAFEEALAALEQVDRP is encoded by the coding sequence GTGTCGTTCATAGAAGGCCTCCGCTGCCGGGAATGCGCGCGCGTGTATCCGGCCGAGGCTCTGCACGTCTGTGACTACTGTTTCGGGCCCCTCGAGGTCACCTATGACTATGAGGCCATTGCCGACCACGTGAGTGCCGACAGCATCGCCGCCGGCCCCGACACCATCTGGCGCTACGCCGACCTGCTGCCGGTCGAGGCTGAGGCCCCGGTCGACCTCGGTGCCGGTTTCACGCCGCTCGTCCGAGCCGACCGCCTGGCGGCCGAGCTGGGGCTGGGGGAGGTGTGGATCAAGAACGACACGGTGAACCCGACCGGCTCGTTCAAGGACCGGGTCGTGTCGGTAGCGCTCACCAAAGCCCGGCAGCTGGGCTTCAAGGTGGCGGCCTGCGCCTCGACCGGCAACCTGGCGAACGCCGTGGCCGCCCACGCCGCCCGGGCGGGCATGGAGTCGGTCGTGTTCATCCCGCACGACCTCGAGCTGGCCAAGGTCGTGACCACCGCCGTCTACGGCGGCAGGCTCATCGCCGTCGAGGGCAACTACGACGACGTGAACCGGCTGTGCGCGGAGCTGACGGCCGAGCACCCCTCGTGGGCCTTCGTCAACGTCAACGTGCGCACCTACTACGCCGAGGGGTCGAAGACCCTCGCCTTCGAGGCGGCCGAGCAGCTGGGCTGGGAGGCCCCCGACCACGTGGTGGTGCCCGTCGGCTCGGGCAGCCAGCTGACCAAGATCCACAAGGGCTTTCAGGAGCTCGGGCAGGTGGGCCTGCTCCCCGAGGCTCCTGAGGTGCGCATCTCCGGAGCTCAGGCCACCGGGTGCGCTCCCGTGGCCACGGCCTTCGCCGAGGGGGTCGACCACATCCGTCCCGTCCGGCCCGCGACGATCGCCAAGTCCTTGGCCATCGGCAACCCCGCGGACGGTTGGTACGCCCTCGACACCGTACGCTCCACCGGCGGCGCCTTGGACGCCGTCACCGATGACGAGATCGTCGAGGGCATCTCCCTGCTGGCCCGCACCGAGGGCATCTTCGCCGAGACGGCGGGGGGTGTGACCGTGGCGACCCTGGCCAAGCTGGCGGCGGCGGGCGTGGTCCGCTCCGACGAGCGGGTGGTCGCCTACGTCACCGGGCACGGCTTGAAGACCGTCGACGCGGTGACGCCCCACGTGGGTCCCAGCGCCACCATCGCCCCGTCGATGGACGCCTTTGAAGAGGCGCTGGCCGCCCTCGAGCAGGTCGACCGGCCATGA